The sequence below is a genomic window from Flavobacterium lipolyticum.
AGCTATTTGTTGGAATTTATTGACTTGGTGGTTAGGGATTCCTTCAAGTTCTTCTCATACGCTGATTGGTGGTTTTGCCGGAGCAGCAATTGCTCATGCGATCGCTGTACATGGATTTTCAGGTTATGTGGGCGAAGACGGAACAACGCATTACTGGTACGAAATCGTAAGCTGGTACAAGGCTGGTAAAGAAGGAGCAATGCCTTCAGGAGTACTTATTATTATCGCTTTTATTGTATTGGCGCCATTATTGGGAGCATTGGCTTCTTACTTGATTTCGATCTGGTTGTTGAATGCTTCACGTAAAAGTATTGGGCCAAAAATATTTACTGTAGCACTGATGATTGCGACAATCTGGATGGTGAGCAGTTTAATGATTCCTTATTCAGAGATTGTTGAGCATGGAAAACCACGTTTTGAGTCTCATTTTTGGAGTGTAGCTTTTGATCCGCATAATATTAAATGGTTTTTAGTTGCTTTTATCATCTTAACCGTAAGTTTGTTTTGTTTGATATTCAGTAGTTTAAATCTTCATCAGGCAGATGCTGCTTTGAAAAAAATGCAATTATTATCTTCTGCGGCTTTTAGTTTAGGTCACGGAGGGAATGATTCTCAAAAAGTAATGGGTATTATTGCAGCTGCGGTAGCGGTTTATATCAACACTAATCCTGGTGTACACATGGATTCCTGGTTAGATGTTGTTTTGCCAAACGATGATTTAGGGGTAAAAGGAGTAATGCCGGGATGGATTCCTTTGGCTTGTTATTCTGCAATTGCAGCGGGAACTTTAAGTGGTGGATGGAAGATTGTCAAAACAATGGGTTCCAAAATCACAAAAGTAAGTTCGTTTGAAGGAGTTGCAGCCGAAACTGCAGGAGCTTTAACGCTTTATTTTACAGAACACTTAAAAATTCCGGTAAGTACAACACATACGATTACGGGTTCTATTATTGGAGTTGGATTAACAAAACGTGTTTCTGCAGTTCGTTGGGGAGTTACCGTTAGTTTAATCTGGGCATGGATACTAACCATTCCAATTTCAGCAATATTAGCCGGTTTGGTTTACTTTGTATTGAGTGTGTTTATTTAGTAAAATGATTATTGTAAAATGTGAGATGTAAATCACATTTTCTTAATATATTTTAAAGCCGATTTCAATTTGAAATCGGCTTTTTTGTTTGGTATGATGGGTTGTTTTGAAATTATAATGTATTTATATTTACTCAAAAATAAAGAAATACAGATTGGAAACAGAGCTATTGAATCAGATAGAAAGAATAAAAAGGAAGTTGATCCTGGCGAAAAATGCAGACAAGGATTTGCAAGTGTTTGGGGCTGACAGTCATAAATATATTGTAAAAGAAACGGTAAATAAAGATAAAATCTTAGCGTTTGAGAAGGAGTATGATGTACAGCTTCCAGAGGATTATAGAGCATTTTTAGTACACGTTGGCAACGGAGGGATCTCCTATGAGAATTCCGCTGCAGGACCTGGTTACGGGATATTTCCGTTTGGAGAAAATGTCGACGAATTCGTTTCTGAGAATGCAAAAAAATACCTGAAAGAAGATTGTAAGCTGGATCTAACAATGTCTGACTCATTTTGGGAGGATTTAAACAGGATCATAGAAGAAAATGATGAGATTTCGAATGAAGATTTTTATGCTGAATTAGGAAAGATATTTTCGGGATTATTGCCTATCGGTACTCAAGGATGTACTTATTATTACGCTCTTGTTTTAAACGGTGAATGGAAAGGCCGGATTGTTAATGTTGATATCGAGAGACAGAAACCTTTCTTTGTTTTTGAATCTAATTTTTTAGATTGGTACGAAAGATGGCTTGATGAAATTATTCCCGAAAGTACAATGGCAAAGGAACCGGATTTATTTCGCTATACATTAGGAGGATTGTCAGGTTATATTTTAGAAGTGTATTTTTCTACGGAGGATAAAGAAGTTAAAATGGAGTGTTTGAACGGAGTTTTAAAAAAGAACACTGTAGGGTCTGAAATTCTTACTGTTTTAGAAGAGCAGTATAAGGTAAGCTCAGGAGAAATTCAAAAAACAATACTTCAGGTACTTGCTAAGTTTGATTATGAGCGTTCAAAACTTTATTTGCTTGATTTTGCAAAAGAGAATTTACTGGCTGTCTTTCAGTTTGTATTTTGGTACGCAAAAGACAAAAGTGCGGACTGGATAGAGGTTATAAAAGCAAATGCTGATACGATTGAAGATGATGAAACCTTTAGATTTTGTACTTATTTGTTAAAAGAAACGAAGTTGGATTATGGTGAAATTATTGTCCCGTTTATGTTTAATAAAAGTGAAGAAATACGAGTGAGTGCTTATTATGCACTTGGTCAAATGGGTAATAAAAACAAGTATCTCAGTGTTTTTATCGAAGGGCTTCAAGATAGTTCAAATAGAGTTATTCATGCAACTTTGCAGGCATTGGATGGGGTAGAGGATAAAAGGCTTTTAAAGCATTATAAGGCGATTGCAGAAAAATTTCTAAAAGAAAAAGATTATATTCTGGCAAATCTCAATCACAGATTAAAAGCGTATGGTTTGACAAATAAAACGATTAAGAAAATTAATACTGATTTTGAAACCGATAACCAGGGTAAGGAATTGTATTAATTTTGGAAAAAAAAGCTAGTTTCTTTATTGAAACTAGCTTTTTTTAGTAGGGGTTATTCTTTTGAAAATAAATAATCTTTTCCGTACTGTTTCAGAAGTATTTCTTTGTTCTATTTTTCTTCAAGCATAGAAGAATTACATTCGTTGTTGCTCTTCGCATAGCCTAAAGAGTAGCCGTGACAGATGTAAGTATGGTAGGGGTTATTTTTGTAAATTCTTTCTATTGTGTTTTCGCTTGTAATGTGTTTGTTTAAGATTCTGTTTGTCTTTTGAAATAATGCTAATGGTGCCGTCAATTTCAAGCATAGCAAGCTTTACATCAGTTAAATGCTCTAGGCCATGTTCGCGCGCCGCTTCTTTTAATTCTTCGTGCGAAATGTCTAGTTTGCTCAAAATTTTAAAATCCAATTCTCCATTATGAATCAGGATTTCAGGTTTATCCAGTAGTAAATTGCTGAGACCTTTGTATTTGTGTGTTAGTTTTTTGATGATGTAGTTGATGATAAATAATGCCAATGCAGCAACTAAGCCTCCCCAAAGACTAGTGTCCGGGCCAACCATGGCATTTTGAACGGAATTACTAATTAATAAAATCAGAATAATATCGGCTGTATTCAATTGTGAAAGCTCTTTTTTTCCAAAGATTCTCAAAGCGATAGTCATGAAAAAATAGACGGAGAGACTTCTTAAGATAATATCTAAATAGGGAGATAGCATCATTTCGTTATGATTTGAATTAAAAAAAAAACTTTGTCAAAGTAAAACCTCAACAAAGTTGCTAAATTAATGCTTAGACATTAGGTCTAAATGAATATTTTTACTGAAAAAGAATCGATTATAATTTAAAGTTCTTTTCAATCGCTTTAATCATTTCGCCTGCTACATCTTTGTTGGTGGCGCCTTCAATTCCTTCAAGTCCCGGAGAAGAGTTTACTTCAAGTAATAATGGCCCTTTAGAAGAACGAATAATGTCAACACCTGCTACTTTTAAGTCCATAGCTTTTGCGGCTTTTATGGCTATTTTTTTCTCTTCAGCAGTTACTTTTATGACAGATGCGGTTCCTCCCAAATGGATATTAGCCCGGAATTCACCTGGCATCGCTTCACGCTGTATTGCGGCTACCACTTTACCGTCGATCACAAAACAGCGAATATCTTTTCCGTTTGCTTCTTTAATGAATTCCTGAACAAGTATATTGGCATTTAAGCTCTTAAAGGCGTTGATAACACTTTCTGCTGCTTTTTTGGTTTCAGCTAAAACAACTCCTTTTCCCTGAGTTCCTTCCAGTAATTTTACGATTAAAGGAGAACCTCCAACCATCTTGATTAAATTGTCAGTATCGAGCGGAGAATTAGCAAATCCGGTCGTTGGGATATCGATTCCGCTGTTTAAAAGAAGCTGCAAAGAGTAAAGCTTGTCACGTGATTGAGTGATTGCTGACGCAGAGTTCAGTACAAAAACCTTCAGTGCTTCAAACTGACGTGTTAAAGCACAGCCGTAAAAAGTAATGCTTGGTCGGATTCTTGGAATTATAGCATCAAATTGGTTTAGTATTTTACCACCGCGATAATGAATTTCGGGAGTTTTGGCATCCAGCTTCATATAACATTCTTTGATGTTCAAAAAATGCATTTCATGTCCGCGCATTTCACCCGCTTCCATGATTCTTTTATTGCTGTACAATTCAGGATTACTTGCCAGAAGGCCAATTCTTAATCCGGAGGTTGCTTTTTCGGAATTTTGGTACAATTCTTTTAAGGCTTCAGGACTTGGTTGTCCCAAAAGATATTTTTCTTCTGGATCAACTAATACGCGTCCGCTCATGGCTTCACGACCTAAAAGCATTCGGAATCCCATAGAATCCCTGTTAGTTAGTGTCATTTCAATTGGCCATTTGATATCGCCAATTTTTAAATGCGTCTGAATTACATAACGATGTTCTCTAAATCCGCTTGAACTTTTTACAATTCTTTTGTCAACCAACGGAGCTTCACAGTGAATGATGGTTTTAATATTATTCTGAATTGGGTTAATGTCGAATTTTACCCAATTGGCATCATTTTTTATAAAAGGAGCTATGTTTATAGCGTGCATTGCCGAAGTTTTGGCACCGGAATCGACACGAGCCTTAATTGTCGGGATTCCTAGTTCTGGAAATGAGCACCATTCTTCGCTACCTAAAATGACTTTGTTTTGAAGCATACGTTGTTTTTTATTATAGAATTTAATGGCCAAAAATAGCTATTTGCTTTTATTAAAGGTAGCAAATTATTTAAAAAAAATACCCGTTATGTTATGAAAACGTAACGGGTATGTTATTCTTGTTATAAATTTAAACTAATCTATTGATTTGTTGGTTCTTCAGCTTTATGGATTTCTACAGAAAGTTCCTGAGAATCATCTTTAAGATCCATTAAGATTTCATCACCAGAATGTATTTTTGAAGTGATGATCTCCTCGGCTAATAGATCTTCAACATATTTCTGAATCGCTCTTTTTAGAGGTCTTGCGCCAAATTGTCTGTCGAAACCTTTTTCTGCAATAAAGGCTTTTGCTTTATCGGTAAGACTTAAGGTGTATCCTAATTCTGAAACTCGGCTGTACAATTTTTTAAGTTCAATTTCGATAATCAAGTCAATATCGGCTTTTTCTAAGGCATTGAATACGATTACATCATCAATTCTGTTTAAGAATTCAGGTGCGAAAGTTTTCTTCAATGCATTTTCGATAATGCTTTTTGAGTTTTCATCGGCCTGAGCCACTTTTGCAGCAGTTCCGAATCCGACACCTTGACCGAAATCTTTCAATTGACGCGCTCCAACGTTAGAAGTCATGATAATGATGGTGTTTTTAAAGTCGATTTTACGACCTAAACTATCCGTCAAATAGCCATCGTCCAAAACCTGAAGCATCATATTGAATACGTCCGGATGTGCTTTTTCGATTTCGTCTAAAAGAACTACACAGTATGGTTTTCTGCGTACTTTTTCAGTCAATTGACCACCTTCTTCGTATCCTACGTATCCCGGAGGCGCTCCAACTAAACGCGAGATCGCAAATTTCTCCATGTATTCACTCATATCGATACGGATTAACGCATCTTCTGAATCAAATAATTCTTTTGCTAATACTTTTGCCAATTGTGTTTTACCAACTCCAGTCTGGCCTAAGAAGATAAACGAACCAATTGGTTTGTTTGGATCTTTAAGTCCGGCTCTGTTACGCTGAATAGAACGTGCAATTTTTAAAACGGCTTCGTTTTGTCCGATTACTTTATTCTGAATTAGCTCAGGTAATTGAGCTAATTTGTTACTTTCGGTCTGTGCAATTCGGTTTACAGGAATTCCGGTCATCATCGAAACAACATCGGCTACATTGTCTTCTGTAACTTGAATTCTATTGTTTTTAGAGTCTTCTTCCCATTGTTCCTGAGCAGTAGCCAGGTCTTTTTCGATGCGTTTTTCATCATCGCGAAGTTTGGCAGCTTCTTCGTATTTCTGTTTTTTAACCACCATGTTTTTCATTTCGCGAACTTCTTCCAGTTGACGCTCCAAGTCTAAGATTTGCTTCGGAACATCAATGTTGGTAATGTGTACACGTGATCCGGCTTCGTCCAGAGCATCAATGGCTTTGTCTGGTAAGAAACGCTCAGACATATATCTGTTTGTTAATTTAACACAGGCTTCAATAGCTTCTTGAGTGTAAGTTACATTATGGTGATCTTCGTATTTGTCTTTTACATTGTTTAAGATGGCAATTGTTTCTTCAACAGAAGTTGGTTCGACAATTACTTTTTGAAAACGTCTTTCAAGGGCGCCATCTTTTTCAATATATTGTCGGTATTCGTCAAGAGTTGTAGCTCCAATACATTGGATTTCGCCTCTTGCCAAAGCAGGTTTGAACATGTTTGAAGCATCAAGTGAACCTGTTGCTCCACCTGCGCCTACAATGGTATGGATTTCGTCAATGAAAAGAATGATATCGTCGTTTTTTTCCAATTCGTTCATAACGGCTTTCATTCTTTCTTCAAACTGGCCGCGGTATTTTGTTCCGGCAACTAAGCTGGCAAGGTCAAGTGTAACCACGCGTTTGTGAAAAAGAATACGGGAAACTTTTTTCTGTATAATACGCAAAGCCAAACCTTCTGCAATAGCAGATTTACCAACTCCGGGCTCTCCGATAAGAAGAGGGTTGTTCTTTTTTCTACGGCTTAGAATTTGAGAAACACGTTCGATTTCTTTCTCGCGTCCTACAACCGGATCCAGTTTTCCTTCCTCGGCCATTTCTGTTAAATCTCTCCCAAAATTGTCCAGTACCGGAGTCTTGGATTTTTTGTTTGACTTATTGGCGGGATTGTTAAAACTGCTTTCTTTAAGACTGTCATCTTGTCCTGAATCGTCATTATACGATTCGTTTCTTGGCAAGTTTTCTAAGAATTCTTCTTCGTTTGGAGTCATATTTAAATATTGTTCTTTAGCTATGTCATAATCTATTTTTAGTTTATTCAATAGCTTGGTTGTTGGATCGTTTTCGTTTCGTAAGATGCATAGAAGCAGGTGCGCTGTGCTAATTGACGAGCTTTGAAATACTTTAGCCTCCAGAAAAGTGGTCTTCAGGGCTCTTTCCGCCTGACGCGTAAGATGAAGGTTTTTCTTTTCGGCATTTACTTCAACGCTTTGATTGGCCGGACTCAGTATTTCTACTTTCCTGCGTAAATGATCTAAATCGACTGCAAGGTTATTAAGTATATGAATAGCTTTTCCGTTTCCATCTCTTAAAATGCCTAGCATTAGATGCTCAGTACCAATAAAGTCGTGGCCCAAACGCAAGGCTTCCTCTTTACTGTAGGTAATAACATCTTTTACTCTTGGTGAAAAATTATCATCCATAATATATAATTGGTATTGTAAATTTAGTGAATTACTGTTTGAAAAACAAAAACCGTACCCTTCAGGATCTCCTGACAGCTAAGTGACAAAAAAAATAACAATAAAAGCGTTAAAATACGCTTAATTTATTAACTAAAACGTAAAATAAAGTTGTTAATAAATCATTGAAATAAGTGTAGGTAAATAGCTGAAAAAATTTCAAAAAAACGTATCTTGGCACGCTTTGAAACTAATATAATTATTTAATATAACAACTTATGTCTGAAGGAGAAAAGTTAATTCCTATTAACATAGAAGATGAAATGAAATCAGCTTACATCGATTATTCGATGTCAGTAATTGTATCGAGAGCGCTTCCAGATGTTAGAGATGGCTTGAAACCAGTGCATCGAAGAGTTCTTTACGGAATGTATGACTTAGGAGTAACATCAAGATCTGCCCACAAAAAATCTGCAAGAATCGTAGGAGAGGTTCTGGGTAAGTATCACCCGCACGGAGATACCTCTGTATATGATGCGATGGTACGTATGGCTCAGGAATGGAGTATGCGATATTTATTAGTGGATGGTCAGGGTAACTTTGGTTCTGTTGATGGTGATAGCCCTGCAGCAATGCGTTATACAGAGGCCAGAATGCGCAAAATCTCTGAAGATATTATGGCAGATATCGAAAAAGAAACAGTTGACTTTCAATTGAACTTTGACGATACCTTATACGAACCAAAAGTAATGCCTACCAGAGTTCCAACTTTATTAGTAAACGGAGCTACAGGTATTGCGGTGGGTATGGCAACTAATATGCCACCACACAATTTAACCGAAGTAATCAACGGTACCTTAGCGTATCTTGATAATAATGATATTGAAGTTGACGAATTAATGACGCATATTAAAGCTCCGGATTTTCCAACCGGTGGTGTAATATATGGTTATGAAGGAGTTCGTGAGGCTTTTAAAACCGGTAGAGGACGTATTGTCATGCGTGCTAAAGTTGGTTTTGAAGAAGTAGACGGAAGAGAATGTATTATCGTTACCGAGATTCCGTATCAGGTAAATAAAGCCGAAATGATCAAGCGTACAGCTGATTTGGTTAACGATAAAAAAATTGAAGGTATTGCCAATATTCGTGACGAGTCGGATAGAAATGGTATGCGTATCGTTTATATCTTAAAACGTGATGCTACACCAAATGTAGTATTAAATACCTTATATAAGTATACATCACTACAATCTTCTTTCAGTGTAAACAATATTGCATTGGTAAAAGGTCGCCCACAGATGTTGAATCTGAAAGATATGATTCATTATTTTATTGAGCACCGTCATGATGTAGTCGTTCGCAGAACGAAGTTTGAATTGCGTAAAGCCGAAGAGAGAGCACATATTTTAGAAGGTTTAATTATTGCTTCGGATAATATTGACGAAGTAATTGCAATCATTAGAGGGTCTAAAAATACCGAAGAAGCTCGTGAAAAATTAATCGAAAGATTCAATTTGTCAGATATTCAGGCACGCGCCATTGTAGAAATGCGTTTGCGTCAGTTAACAGGTCTGGAACAGGATAAGTTAAGAGCTGAATTTGAAGAATTAATGAAATTAATCGAACATTTGAAAGCCTTATTGGCCGATGTAAATTTAAGAACTAATTTAATTAAAGAAGAGCTTGAAGAAATCCGTGAAAAATACGGAGACGATCGTCGTTCTATAATAGAATATGCTGGAGGAGATGTGAGTATCGAAGATTTAATTGCCGATGAAAATGTAGTCATTACGATTTCGCACGCAGGTTATATCAAACGTACTAACCTTACCGAATATAAAACGCAGAACAGAGGAGGAGTTGGGCAAAAAAGTGCCGGGACAAGAGATCAGGATTTCCTTGAGCACATGTTCGTGGCAACTAACCACCAGTATATGATGTTCTTTACGCAAAAAGGAAAATGTTTCTGGATGCGCGTTTACGAAATTCCGGAAGGAAGTAAAACGGCAAAAGGTAGAGCTATTCAGAACCTGGTAAACATTGAAAGTGATGATAAAGTAAAAGCTTTCATTTGTACGCAAGACCTAAAAGATAAAGATTATATCAATAGTCATAATCTTGTGATGGTAACTAAACAAGGCCAGGTGAAGAAAACTTCTTTAGAAAAATATTCTAAACCAAGGGTGAATGGTGTTGCTGCCATTACGATTAAAGAAGGAGATGAATTACTGGAAGCAAAATTAACCAACGGAGACAGCCAAATTATTTTGGCAGTGAAATCAGGTAAACTGGTTCGTTTTGAGGAAACCAAAACACGTCCGATGGGAAGAACGGCTTCGGGAGTTCGTGGAATTACTTTAAAAGACGATACCGATGAAGTAATTGGTATGGTAACTATCGATAGAGAAAATGTTAACGATTCACAAATTTTGGTTGTAACTGAAAATGGATACGGAAAACGTACCAAATTAGTGGACGATGATGGTGAAGATGTGTACAGAATTACCAATCGCGGTGGTAAAGGAGTTAAAACTCTTAATATTACCGATAAAACCGGTAAGTTGATCTCTATCAATGCTGTAACGGATGCGGATGATTTAATGATTATCAATAAGTCCGGGTTAACGATCAGAATGGCTATTGAAGATTTACGTGTAATGGGTCGCGCAACGCAAGGAGTTCGATTGATTAACTTAAAAGGTAAAGATTCTATTGCTGCTGTAACAAAAGTGATGAAAGATGATGTTGCTGAAGTTGTTGTAGACGAAGACGGTAATGTTATTGAATCGGTTATTGAAAGAGTAAAACCGGATTTAGAAGTTCTTGAAGACGAAGGTGTTGTTGAAGATGAGGATGACGAGGATGACAATACAGAAGAAGAATCTGAAGAAGAAGGCGATTCTGATGACGAAGAATCTGAAGAATAATAGAAAATAAACCACTTAAAATTAAATACACAAATTGAATATTATGAAAAGTAAATATGTAATACTTGCGTCAGCATTATTGATTTCAGTAGCTACTTTTGCTCAAAAGGATCAGATAAAGAGTGCTGAAAAAGCATTAAAAAGCGGAGATGCTCAGGGAGCACTGACGATATTAAAAGATGCTGAAAATATGGTAGTAAATGCCAAAGATGTTGAACAAGCGCAATACTATTTTGTAAAAGGTAACGCTTATTTAGATTTAGCAAATAAAAAAGTAGAAGAAGGGAAAAATCTTTCTTTGGCTGCTGAGACTTATCAGAAGCTAATTGATACTGAAAAAACTTCAGGAAAGGTTAAATTCTCTACTCAGGCGGCGGCTTCTATTACTGAAATTAAAGGAAAGCTGATCAATGCTGCTATTGCTGATTCTCAAGCAAGTAAACATGCTGATGGAGCTAAAAAGTTGTATGACGCTTATTTGTTGGACAAAAAAGATACAATCAATTTATACTATGCAGCTTCTACTGCAGTAAATGCTCAGGATTTTGACCTTGCTTTACCAATGTACGAAGAGTTAAAAAAATTAAATTATTCAGGAAAAGGAACAAGTTTTACAGCTGTAAATAAAATTTCTGGTAATGAAGATGGTTTTAACAATGCTAAAGATAGAGATTTAGCTGTAAAATTAGGAACTCACGAAAAGCCTAAAACAGAAGCTATCCCTTCTAAAAGAGGTGAAATCTACAAAAATTTGGCTTTAATTTTAGTTCAAAAAGGACGTAGTGAAGATGCTAAAAAAGCGATTGCGGATGCAAGAAAAGCAAATCCGGAAGATTCTTCTTTGATCTTAACAGAAGCGAACCTTTATCTTGAGTCTAAAGACTATGACACCTACAAAAAATTAGTGGGAGAGGCTTTGCAGAAAGACCCAAACAATGCTGATTTAGTTTTCAATTTAGGAGTAATTAGTGCTAACGCAAAAAACACTGCAGATGCTGAGAAATATTACTTAAAAGCAATCGAAATCAATCCAAGCTACGCAAATGCTTATCTTAACCTTGCAGCATTAAAATTAGAAGCTGAAAAACCAATCATTGATGAAATGAATAAATTGGGGACTACTGCTAAAGATATGAAGCGTTATGATGTATTGAAAGCACAAAGAGAGAACGTTTTTAGAGGAGTTATTCCTTATCTTAAAAAAGCAAATGAGCTAGATCCTAAAAACGAAGATGTTTCTAAAACGTTATTAGGTGTTTACAAAGCGTTAGAAATGACTGCTGAAGCAAAAGCATTGAAAGCTAAAATGTAATTAACGAGAGTTAGTACTTAATAGTTTAAAATTCCAAATTCCAATGATGCCCTTGCATTGTTGGAGTTTGGAATTTTTTTATTAGGATACATGAAAGTCAATATTTTTAAAATCCAAATTCCAATGATACTTGAAATTATTGGAATTTGGATTTTTAAATTTGGAATTTTCTTAAGCGATTAGTGTAGCAGACAATGTAATGGTAGTATTTAAAAGTTTAGAAATCGGGCAGATTTCTTTTGCTTTTGTTGCTGTTTTTTCAAATTCCTCTGCTGAAATGGATGGTACTTTTCCTTTTAAGTCTAAATGGATTAAGGTGATAGAGCCGTCTTCAAAGGTTACTGTGGCTTCTGTGGTTAGATCATCGGCTGTGTAGCCACCTTCGTTTAGCAAAAAGCTTAATTGCATCGTAAAACAGCCGGAATGAGCTGCAGCAATAAGTTCTTCGGGATTTGTTCCAACTCCATCTGCAAATCTGGTTTTAAACGATAGTTGTGCATTGTCTAAAGTTGTACTTTGAGTGCTGATGGTTCCTTTTCCTTCCATACCTGTTCCTTTCCAGTTGGCATGTGCTTTTCTTGTAAATTTCATCGTGTTGTGATTTGAATTAATAATTTATTTGGTATTTTGTTGACTGTCAGTAAATAATGTGTTTATCAAATATAATCAATATTTTACGGAATTGTTTTATGAAGTTGAATTGGAAATGTTAAGCTTAGGGGTTAGGTTTCAAGTTTCAAGTTTTAAGTTGAAATGAGGTAAATGTTGGAGCGGATTTTACCGCAAAGTACGCAAGGTTTTTTTACTTAGATTGTATTGATAAACACAAAGTTCGCAAAGCCTTTTTTAGATAAAGCTTTGCGAACTTTGCGTTTTATTAAATCCTAATATATTAAAAAACCTTGCGTGCTTTGCGGTTAAAAAAAAACTGCAATAAATTTCTTCACTGCAGTTTCTGTATTTAGCTGGTTTTGTTTTTACTCAACCGGATAATTATTCCTGATTTAAGTTACGCAATTGCTTTAGTTTTTCTTTCCAAACTTCTAAGCTTTCCTTGTGGATTGCGATGTTTTTGCGAACCTCAAGAACAATTGAGTTTTCTTTTTTAGCATTTTTGGTATTGGTAAAGAACTGAATGTTATTCTCCAATTGGAAAATTTCGTTCTGTACTTCTTCAATCTTACGCATTAAGAAGATCTTCTCATTGTCTAATTTACGAGTGTCGTTACTGTCGGATAACGAATCGATTCGATTGGAGAAACGCATCATTTCGGTTTCTTTTTTGCTCAGACTTAGTTTTTCGAAAAGTGCATCTAAGATTTTATTGAATTTCCCTTCAATATGACGTCTTGCGAAAGGTACTTTTCCGTAGCCTTTCCAAATCTCGATATGTGCTTTGATGGCATCCAGATCTGTTTTATGATCACCTGTTAACTGGTAAGCTCTTAAGATGTCCAGATAAGCTTTTTTGTTATCGAAAGCGGCTACTTCATCAACGTTTTCCTCTGATTTATGCTCTTTTAATTTATCAAAATAGTGATTGCAGGCATCTTTAAATTCTTTCCAGATTTTATCGGAATATTTTTTAGGGACGTGACCAATTTGTTTCCACTCTTCCTGAATTTGTTTCATGATTGGAGTAGTGGCGGTAAAATCAGTGCTTTC
It includes:
- the gyrA gene encoding DNA gyrase subunit A is translated as MSEGEKLIPINIEDEMKSAYIDYSMSVIVSRALPDVRDGLKPVHRRVLYGMYDLGVTSRSAHKKSARIVGEVLGKYHPHGDTSVYDAMVRMAQEWSMRYLLVDGQGNFGSVDGDSPAAMRYTEARMRKISEDIMADIEKETVDFQLNFDDTLYEPKVMPTRVPTLLVNGATGIAVGMATNMPPHNLTEVINGTLAYLDNNDIEVDELMTHIKAPDFPTGGVIYGYEGVREAFKTGRGRIVMRAKVGFEEVDGRECIIVTEIPYQVNKAEMIKRTADLVNDKKIEGIANIRDESDRNGMRIVYILKRDATPNVVLNTLYKYTSLQSSFSVNNIALVKGRPQMLNLKDMIHYFIEHRHDVVVRRTKFELRKAEERAHILEGLIIASDNIDEVIAIIRGSKNTEEAREKLIERFNLSDIQARAIVEMRLRQLTGLEQDKLRAEFEELMKLIEHLKALLADVNLRTNLIKEELEEIREKYGDDRRSIIEYAGGDVSIEDLIADENVVITISHAGYIKRTNLTEYKTQNRGGVGQKSAGTRDQDFLEHMFVATNHQYMMFFTQKGKCFWMRVYEIPEGSKTAKGRAIQNLVNIESDDKVKAFICTQDLKDKDYINSHNLVMVTKQGQVKKTSLEKYSKPRVNGVAAITIKEGDELLEAKLTNGDSQIILAVKSGKLVRFEETKTRPMGRTASGVRGITLKDDTDEVIGMVTIDRENVNDSQILVVTENGYGKRTKLVDDDGEDVYRITNRGGKGVKTLNITDKTGKLISINAVTDADDLMIINKSGLTIRMAIEDLRVMGRATQGVRLINLKGKDSIAAVTKVMKDDVAEVVVDEDGNVIESVIERVKPDLEVLEDEGVVEDEDDEDDNTEEESEEEGDSDDEESEE
- a CDS encoding OsmC family protein; this translates as MKFTRKAHANWKGTGMEGKGTISTQSTTLDNAQLSFKTRFADGVGTNPEELIAAAHSGCFTMQLSFLLNEGGYTADDLTTEATVTFEDGSITLIHLDLKGKVPSISAEEFEKTATKAKEICPISKLLNTTITLSATLIA
- a CDS encoding tetratricopeptide repeat protein is translated as MKSKYVILASALLISVATFAQKDQIKSAEKALKSGDAQGALTILKDAENMVVNAKDVEQAQYYFVKGNAYLDLANKKVEEGKNLSLAAETYQKLIDTEKTSGKVKFSTQAAASITEIKGKLINAAIADSQASKHADGAKKLYDAYLLDKKDTINLYYAASTAVNAQDFDLALPMYEELKKLNYSGKGTSFTAVNKISGNEDGFNNAKDRDLAVKLGTHEKPKTEAIPSKRGEIYKNLALILVQKGRSEDAKKAIADARKANPEDSSLILTEANLYLESKDYDTYKKLVGEALQKDPNNADLVFNLGVISANAKNTADAEKYYLKAIEINPSYANAYLNLAALKLEAEKPIIDEMNKLGTTAKDMKRYDVLKAQRENVFRGVIPYLKKANELDPKNEDVSKTLLGVYKALEMTAEAKALKAKM